In a single window of the Oryctolagus cuniculus chromosome 2, mOryCun1.1, whole genome shotgun sequence genome:
- the LOC108176360 gene encoding uncharacterized protein, with amino-acid sequence MDCQLSLPLEGLVSLSSSLLKELFIQSSNFLHTPSSDFNGTRGSFLTWLWGEQNPRLSPLPASGGEEKRPRAGGALRRSRQKVQISYTRSFRKPCSVLLHHFPLPSPVSGCCRAGLVLQSSSCCARHGLDTEDLALPTSFARSESASSFESRRPVESKCPSLLGVVFPPNSAKLLEHHQHITSKRSRASALTSRACLCRGVAGAQWDKCRGRVRADKPLAPVFGRMKSPYLAELGMEMFVGLWAGAGKRSTRWRGPGSQPLQAWSCVHLSRPPLFHPGFCSCSLVSPYGPGPQAWLSLSVSSSRPQCPVQPHTAVRPCTAYSGVEPYSLTA; translated from the exons ATGGA CTGCCAGCTGTCCCTCCCCCTGGAAGGACTCGTCTCTCTCTCGAGCTCTTTGCTGAAAGAATTGTTTATTCAAAGCAGCAATTTCCTCCACACCCCTTCTAGCGACTTTAATGGAACACGAGGAAGTTTTCTGACCTGGTTATGGGGGGAGCAGAATCCGCGGCTCAGCCCCCTGCCGGCctcaggaggagaggagaagagaccgCGGGCAGGAGGGGCACTCCGGAGAAGCAGGCAGAAAGTACAGATTTCGTACACGCGGAGTTTCCGCAAACCTTGCTCTGTCCTCCTCCATcattttcctctcccctcccctgtctccGGGTGCTGCCGCGCAGGTCTGGttcttcagtccagctcctgctgcgcCCGGCACGGGCTGGACACCGAggacctggccctgcccacctCATTTGCCAGAAGTGAGTCGGCTTCCAGCTTTGAGAG CAGGCGTCCTGTGGAGTCAAAGTGTCCCAGCCTTCTTGGTGTCGTCTTCCCTCCAAACTCTGCCAAACTGCTGGAGCATCACCAGCACATCACCAGCAAACGCAGCCGTGCAAGTGCTCTGACCTCCAGAGCGTGTCTCTGCCGAGGAGTGGCAGGTGCGCAGTGGGATAAGTGTCGTGGTAGGGTCAGGGCAGATAagcccctggcccctgtcttTGGCAGGATGAAATCCCCCTACCTGGCTGAACTCGGGATGGAAATGTTTGTGGGACTTTGGGCAGGTGCAGGTAAGAGAAGCACGCGCTGGAGAGGCCCTGGCTCCCAACCCCTGCAGGCGTGGTCGTGTGTGCATTTGTCCAGGCCGCCGCTTTTCCACCCTGGCTTTTGTTCATGCTCTCTGGTCTCACCTTATGGTCCTGGCCctcaggcctggctcagcctttcCGTGAGCTCCTCCAGGCCACAGTGCCCGGTGCAGCCCCACACGGCAGTCAGACCATGTACAGCATATTCTGGGGTTGAGCCATATTCTCTCACTGCTTAG